One genomic window of Caldivirga maquilingensis IC-167 includes the following:
- a CDS encoding AAA family ATPase yields the protein MESAGGKGIEDIRNLYLKLNSMFYKYSNEVTGILMSTLARENYLLIGPPGTAKTTLVYVLSKLLNARWFYRQLTKFTDLEEILGPIDVAKLLEGKVERIYVNSIVESDFALLDEIFNASSAILNTLLSLLNERVVYDGDKVIPVKTWTVFGSSNRIPEEEELQALYDRFPLRIFTEYAAPEDTEALLTKGWYLRRETENLSPVATMELIRDTYNELIRHLYVNINDVAKVTSPIIADFVEHVPISNRTRIKVPLYALAYLMIQGFPLSQVNATMLKVAVMKVSRYLVHDKEQLSEYEAFLTAHLPDELLKVSDLVSEAKALLNNNMVNEAAQKIKEAEETLNKLKARWDKSLLSLYISEIEETEYLIQRLRGAIYGSEQ from the coding sequence ATGGAGTCAGCCGGTGGTAAAGGCATTGAAGACATTAGGAACCTGTACCTTAAGCTTAACAGCATGTTTTACAAGTACAGTAATGAGGTTACTGGCATATTAATGTCAACGCTGGCTAGGGAGAATTACCTACTCATAGGGCCTCCTGGCACAGCTAAGACAACGCTGGTTTACGTATTATCAAAGCTACTTAATGCCAGGTGGTTTTACAGGCAGTTAACCAAGTTCACTGACCTTGAGGAGATACTTGGCCCTATTGATGTTGCTAAGCTACTGGAGGGTAAGGTTGAGAGGATTTACGTTAATTCAATAGTTGAGAGTGACTTCGCTCTACTTGATGAAATATTTAATGCATCAAGCGCGATACTGAATACACTCCTCTCGCTTCTAAACGAGAGGGTGGTTTATGACGGTGACAAGGTTATTCCAGTTAAGACTTGGACAGTATTCGGTAGCAGTAACAGGATTCCTGAGGAGGAGGAGCTTCAGGCACTCTACGATAGGTTCCCGTTAAGAATATTCACAGAGTACGCCGCACCCGAGGACACTGAGGCGTTACTCACTAAGGGCTGGTACCTACGTAGGGAGACCGAGAACCTAAGCCCAGTGGCGACCATGGAGTTGATTCGTGATACCTATAATGAGTTAATTAGGCACCTCTACGTTAACATTAATGATGTGGCTAAGGTCACTTCACCAATAATAGCTGACTTTGTTGAGCATGTCCCCATAAGTAATAGGACTAGGATAAAGGTTCCATTATACGCGTTAGCCTACTTAATGATACAAGGCTTCCCACTCAGCCAGGTTAATGCAACGATGCTTAAGGTCGCCGTCATGAAGGTTTCCCGCTACCTGGTTCACGATAAGGAGCAGTTGAGTGAGTATGAGGCCTTCCTAACCGCCCACCTACCTGATGAATTACTTAAGGTAAGTGACCTGGTTAGTGAGGCTAAGGCATTGTTAAACAATAACATGGTTAATGAGGCGGCTCAGAAGATTAAGGAGGCTGAGGAGACTTTGAATAAGCTTAAGGCTAGGTGGGATAAGTCCCTCCTAAGCCTATACATTAGTGAAATAGAGGAGACAGAGTACCTAATCCAGAGGTTAAGGGGTGCTATATATGGGTCAGAGCAGTGA
- a CDS encoding vWA domain-containing protein: MGQSSEEDYGILLNVDYDEELTRYRLREVYLMAKRHMIPNLDKLRNYILADSFYIHYRQPILRSGNDSNNYRALWRMIVSNYINSEQYAEVSRLTKLNGRLSRIMAVKLLRIYVNMLNRIERNERLANALRDASNKSSQSSRESRNMLDREIRSLISFYMGNMKKVNDTINKARSVLGPAIGHEVAELILDTDIDPYRARLVNMLNSLLKLVTESSRMYDEGILNEMLDKGVMTGIKRMDKVNEVKDLTPTNRALAKFAKPIYAYKLATGSLTVKERKMMRKPKIYLVIDKSGSMFYTVMNNIFEYSSVSKITWAAALAIVMVMKGHEVVARFFDQQIYQLMTNKKDIIKTLLSLVPLGGTNITSAIRVAYDDAHRNPALRNYKLVLITDGEDDELDLALIKQGLSGFSDYRIILIGNEHSALEMLGPKVTKIHNLNARSLISVLRKI, encoded by the coding sequence ATGGGTCAGAGCAGTGAAGAGGATTACGGTATACTACTTAACGTTGATTATGATGAGGAGTTAACCCGGTATAGGCTTAGGGAGGTTTACCTAATGGCTAAGCGCCACATGATACCTAACCTTGATAAGTTAAGGAACTACATACTCGCCGACTCATTCTACATACACTACAGGCAACCAATACTTAGGAGTGGTAATGATAGTAATAATTATAGGGCATTATGGAGAATGATAGTTAGCAATTACATTAATAGTGAGCAGTATGCTGAAGTCTCCAGGTTAACTAAACTAAATGGTAGGTTATCCAGGATAATGGCGGTTAAGTTACTTAGAATATACGTTAACATGCTTAATAGGATTGAAAGGAACGAGAGACTTGCCAATGCATTGAGGGATGCGTCAAATAAATCGTCGCAATCATCAAGGGAGAGTAGAAATATGCTTGATAGGGAGATTAGATCATTAATCTCATTTTACATGGGGAACATGAAGAAGGTTAATGACACTATTAATAAGGCTCGCTCCGTTCTAGGACCGGCTATAGGCCATGAGGTTGCTGAATTAATACTGGATACGGACATAGACCCATATAGGGCTAGGTTAGTTAACATGCTTAATTCACTGCTTAAGCTAGTCACGGAGTCAAGCCGCATGTATGATGAGGGGATACTTAATGAGATGCTTGATAAGGGGGTTATGACTGGTATTAAGAGGATGGATAAGGTTAATGAGGTTAAGGACCTAACCCCAACCAATAGGGCATTGGCTAAGTTCGCTAAACCAATATACGCCTACAAGTTAGCCACAGGGAGCTTAACGGTTAAGGAGAGGAAGATGATGAGGAAGCCTAAAATATACCTGGTTATAGATAAGAGCGGCAGCATGTTCTACACAGTTATGAATAACATATTTGAGTACAGTAGTGTGAGTAAGATAACCTGGGCAGCCGCATTAGCCATAGTAATGGTTATGAAGGGTCATGAAGTCGTGGCAAGGTTCTTCGACCAGCAGATATATCAATTAATGACTAATAAGAAGGACATAATAAAAACACTCCTATCCCTGGTCCCATTAGGTGGAACAAACATAACCTCAGCCATTAGGGTAGCCTACGATGATGCTCACAGGAACCCAGCCTTAAGGAATTATAAACTAGTGCTAATAACTGATGGTGAGGATGATGAACTTGACTTAGCGTTAATTAAGCAGGGTTTATCAGGTTTCAGTGACTATAGGATAATACTAATAGGTAATGAACACTCAGCCCTTGAAATGCTTGGACCAAAGGTAACTAAGATACATAACCTTAACGCTAGATCATTAATAAGCGTACTAAGAAAAATATAA
- a CDS encoding pyridoxal phosphate-dependent aminotransferase gives MPKPAKGSEYLKGSMIREVNALINELEDRGVDVIKMHIGQPGVPPSSGLIDEFTRLLKEKSFELSAYSSTPGILELREAIADDYHRYSGVKVSPSNISVTTGSSEAIITLAMAFLNPGDKAVVLNPTYLLYKPIMQYFNAKVTEVKVSISNDFNPDPEELKKAVDKDTKLIVLVNPDNPTGSTLRSEVVKTAVDLAVDNDSLLVYDEAYRHLYYEGEHVYALRYNMSNVIALNTFSKDPALPGWRLGFVVADEDILSVFNRVKQYININPPTPAQYIGLLYIRKYKENFIKETIPLFKERRDVVYNSIKSMLPDAKVLKPKAGLFMFPDLSSYLSRIKMNDLDFSLRLLREKHVGVVPGSAFGDGGALHIRINFTRESTDRLREGVERIAELLRELSVL, from the coding sequence ATGCCTAAGCCCGCCAAGGGGTCTGAGTACTTAAAGGGTTCGATGATTAGGGAGGTTAACGCACTGATTAATGAGCTTGAGGACAGGGGAGTGGACGTGATTAAGATGCATATTGGTCAACCTGGTGTACCACCCTCAAGTGGGTTAATAGATGAGTTCACGAGGCTACTTAAGGAGAAGTCCTTTGAGTTAAGCGCCTACTCCTCAACACCTGGGATACTTGAGTTAAGGGAGGCTATTGCTGATGATTACCACAGGTACTCGGGTGTTAAGGTGTCTCCATCAAATATCTCAGTAACCACAGGTTCCTCTGAGGCAATAATAACGTTAGCCATGGCTTTCCTAAACCCAGGTGATAAGGCTGTTGTACTTAATCCAACCTACCTACTTTATAAGCCGATTATGCAGTATTTTAATGCTAAGGTCACTGAGGTTAAGGTGAGTATTAGTAATGATTTTAACCCTGATCCTGAGGAATTGAAGAAGGCCGTGGATAAGGATACTAAGTTAATAGTACTGGTTAACCCAGATAATCCAACCGGCTCAACCCTTAGGAGTGAGGTTGTTAAGACTGCGGTGGATCTGGCTGTGGATAATGATTCATTACTAGTTTATGATGAGGCTTATAGGCATCTTTACTATGAGGGTGAGCATGTGTATGCGTTAAGGTACAATATGAGTAATGTCATTGCATTAAACACATTCTCAAAGGATCCTGCATTACCAGGTTGGAGACTTGGATTCGTGGTTGCTGATGAGGATATACTTAGCGTATTCAATAGGGTTAAGCAGTACATTAACATTAATCCACCAACCCCAGCCCAGTACATTGGTCTCCTATACATACGTAAGTATAAGGAGAACTTCATTAAAGAGACTATACCATTATTCAAGGAGAGGAGGGATGTGGTTTACAATAGTATTAAATCCATGCTGCCTGATGCTAAGGTGCTTAAGCCTAAGGCTGGATTATTCATGTTCCCTGACTTATCTAGTTACTTAAGCAGGATTAAGATGAATGACCTAGATTTCTCACTACGATTACTGAGGGAGAAGCATGTTGGTGTTGTACCAGGCTCCGCGTTCGGTGATGGGGGTGCGTTACACATTAGGATTAACTTCACCAGGGAGTCAACTGATAGGCTTCGTGAAGGTGTGGAGAGGATTGCTGAGTTATTAAGGGAATTATCGGTTCTGTGA
- a CDS encoding arginine deiminase family protein → MLVRSEWDRLSEVMVHRPGVEMFYGLLYPKAFLYEGVFSMDEALYEHQNMEHVMMSEGVTVHRLKSIVIQRMRHSSEFREAVVSVVKSSIVYKGDLSDEAYTDFLRSLASYDPETLFNILILRPMIIIKRTKTNLMARIINRNPMANLYYTRDQQLVVKAGVVMGRMRMIQRRLEPMITELFFKAINTPIVYKLIKPGFLEGGDFMPMGDFAVIGYGWRSSINGVKQIMGLLDFDELVIAKIPKHPWGDNMLVMHLDTYFNVAGDGLVIGNEELMKNTQVTVYARSPDGLEKVSEATLLDYIRQKGFNVINLSIVEQAAFASNFLTLKDRRILVPNIEMNIKKMIRRLRSSNDPVRQATLQYVESGYGRMRSEGYIFPYRPDVLNEGVDFITIDVSELVGGYGGVHCATATIRRT, encoded by the coding sequence GTGCTGGTTAGAAGTGAATGGGATAGGTTAAGTGAGGTTATGGTTCATAGACCTGGCGTGGAAATGTTCTACGGGTTACTATACCCCAAGGCCTTCCTCTACGAGGGTGTGTTCAGTATGGATGAGGCGCTTTATGAACATCAAAACATGGAGCACGTAATGATGAGTGAAGGGGTTACTGTACATAGGCTTAAAAGCATAGTAATACAGAGAATGAGGCATAGTAGTGAGTTCAGGGAGGCTGTGGTGTCTGTTGTTAAATCATCAATAGTTTATAAGGGGGATTTAAGTGATGAAGCCTACACCGACTTCCTAAGAAGCCTAGCCTCATATGATCCTGAAACATTATTCAACATACTCATACTGAGGCCAATGATAATTATTAAGAGGACTAAGACCAATCTAATGGCAAGAATCATCAACAGAAACCCAATGGCTAACCTATACTACACTAGGGATCAACAGTTAGTAGTTAAGGCAGGTGTGGTGATGGGGAGAATGCGAATGATTCAAAGGAGGCTTGAACCAATGATCACTGAACTCTTCTTCAAGGCTATAAACACACCCATAGTGTATAAGTTGATTAAGCCAGGCTTCCTGGAGGGGGGTGACTTCATGCCCATGGGTGACTTCGCGGTGATTGGGTATGGGTGGAGGAGTAGTATTAATGGTGTTAAGCAGATAATGGGTCTCCTAGACTTCGACGAGTTAGTTATTGCTAAGATACCTAAACACCCATGGGGGGATAACATGCTTGTAATGCACCTTGACACTTACTTTAACGTTGCCGGCGACGGCTTAGTAATAGGGAATGAGGAGTTAATGAAGAATACCCAGGTCACAGTTTACGCGAGGTCTCCAGATGGGTTAGAGAAGGTGAGTGAAGCCACGTTACTTGACTACATTAGGCAAAAGGGCTTCAACGTAATTAACTTATCCATTGTTGAGCAAGCCGCCTTCGCCTCCAATTTCCTAACCCTTAAGGATAGAAGGATACTGGTGCCTAACATTGAGATGAATATTAAGAAGATGATTAGGAGGCTGCGAAGCAGTAATGACCCGGTTAGGCAAGCTACATTACAGTACGTGGAGTCAGGTTATGGGAGGATGAGGAGTGAGGGGTATATTTTCCCATATAGGCCTGATGTGCTTAATGAAGGTGTAGACTTCATAACAATAGACGTCAGTGAACTTGTTGGTGGTTACGGTGGTGTTCACTGTGCCACAGCCACTATACGGAGGACTTGA
- a CDS encoding DUF354 domain-containing protein translates to MLIWFDALTAKQARIASVLVLEGGRRGYGFIITCRNYDYVINVLKMYGVNGYCEGKHGEDTKSKLINGLTRSLKLINIVNGFNVHVSLTSPDAFRVAFGLGKPSIALTDTAHAFHVNKLTLPLASSVIAPAAIPKRRLMAYIPHGEEGKVKFFNGVFEVMWVYRFKPNWGEVEQLGLRNGDEYVVFRFEESKAAYYNYSEQSKIAVKAIKLLLKEGFKVIVFPRYDDQRKLVMSKFPQELKNNNVIMPDKPIDGLQLAYYSSLVITGGSTFAVEAALLGVPSISYFPSTYYTDKYVIKAGAPLIRVKPSRLVFSIRKAMGMGKVGLIKGLEDPTDLILNEADMLANENKG, encoded by the coding sequence ATGTTAATATGGTTTGATGCATTAACGGCTAAGCAGGCTAGAATAGCCTCAGTGTTGGTGCTGGAGGGTGGGAGGAGGGGTTACGGGTTCATAATTACATGTAGGAATTACGATTACGTAATTAATGTGTTAAAGATGTATGGTGTAAATGGATACTGTGAGGGTAAGCACGGTGAGGATACTAAGAGTAAACTGATTAATGGGCTTACCAGGAGCCTTAAATTAATCAATATAGTTAATGGTTTTAATGTCCACGTATCATTAACATCACCTGATGCTTTTCGAGTAGCCTTCGGTTTAGGTAAACCATCAATAGCCTTAACGGATACTGCCCACGCATTCCATGTTAATAAATTAACATTACCCCTAGCCAGCAGTGTTATTGCGCCTGCAGCCATACCTAAGAGGAGGCTGATGGCCTATATTCCACATGGGGAGGAGGGTAAGGTTAAGTTCTTTAACGGTGTCTTTGAGGTAATGTGGGTTTATAGGTTTAAGCCTAATTGGGGTGAGGTTGAGCAATTGGGTTTAAGGAATGGTGATGAGTATGTTGTGTTTAGGTTTGAGGAGAGTAAGGCAGCCTACTATAATTACAGTGAACAGTCTAAGATTGCAGTTAAGGCTATTAAACTCCTATTAAAGGAGGGCTTTAAGGTTATTGTATTCCCTAGGTATGATGACCAGAGGAAGTTAGTGATGAGTAAGTTCCCCCAGGAATTAAAGAATAATAACGTGATAATGCCGGATAAGCCTATTGACGGCCTTCAATTAGCCTACTACTCAAGTCTAGTTATAACTGGTGGATCAACCTTCGCAGTGGAGGCTGCGTTACTGGGTGTTCCATCGATATCGTACTTCCCATCAACCTACTACACTGATAAGTATGTGATTAAGGCTGGTGCACCATTAATTAGGGTTAAGCCAAGTAGGCTAGTTTTCAGCATACGTAAGGCTATGGGAATGGGTAAGGTAGGTTTAATAAAGGGCCTTGAAGACCCCACGGATTTGATACTTAATGAGGCTGACATGTTGGCTAACGAAAATAAGGGATAA